The following coding sequences are from one bacterium SCSIO 12741 window:
- a CDS encoding GH3 auxin-responsive promoter family protein: MGLKSYLAKYYASFLVGRLRKAVAQPVQEQQKVLDHLIRSSQNTVFGKDHHFDQISDYESFKKQVPVRDYEQLRPYIDQILDGQSDVMWPGKPIYLCKTSGTTSGAKYIPISKESIHNHINSAKMALLCYVHETGNSQFVDGKMIFLQGSPTLEKKAGINFGRLSGIVAHHVPGYLQKNRLPSFETNSIEDWEEKVDAIVGETQTEDLRLISGIPSWVQMYFERLIKSTGKKSIAEVFPNFSLFVYGGVNFKPYESIFQKLIGRNVDLVETYPASEGFIAFQDSQKNEGLLLVINDGIFYEFIPTDEYFNDNPTRVSLKDVEVGVNYAIILNTNAGLWGYSIGDTVKFVSKSPYRLIVTGRIKHFTSAFGEHVIAEEVEGAMKHALENSDAIVREFHVAPQVSPASGLPFHQWFVEFEKEPSHPDQFADLLDKKLQEKNPYYLDLIQGNILRPLVVTSMKDRGFVEFMKSAGKLGGQNKVPRLSNDRSIADQLESYAL; this comes from the coding sequence ATGGGCCTCAAATCATATCTGGCAAAATACTATGCTTCCTTCCTGGTTGGTCGCTTAAGAAAAGCGGTTGCACAACCGGTGCAGGAACAGCAAAAGGTGCTTGATCACCTCATTCGATCGTCTCAGAACACGGTTTTCGGAAAGGACCATCATTTCGATCAGATTTCCGATTACGAATCGTTTAAGAAACAGGTTCCGGTAAGAGACTACGAACAACTTAGGCCCTACATTGATCAGATTCTGGATGGTCAGTCTGATGTTATGTGGCCGGGAAAACCCATCTACTTGTGCAAGACCTCAGGAACCACTTCTGGTGCCAAGTACATTCCGATTAGTAAAGAATCGATTCACAACCACATCAATTCGGCAAAAATGGCCCTACTCTGCTACGTGCATGAAACGGGAAACAGCCAGTTTGTGGATGGAAAAATGATCTTTCTTCAAGGTAGTCCGACTTTAGAAAAAAAGGCAGGAATCAATTTTGGACGTCTGTCGGGTATTGTGGCTCACCATGTACCGGGCTACCTTCAAAAAAATCGTCTTCCGAGCTTTGAAACCAATAGCATTGAGGATTGGGAAGAAAAGGTGGATGCCATTGTTGGCGAGACTCAAACAGAAGACCTTCGGCTTATCTCAGGAATCCCATCCTGGGTTCAGATGTACTTTGAAAGGCTCATTAAATCAACTGGAAAAAAATCCATCGCCGAAGTATTTCCAAACTTCTCCCTGTTCGTTTATGGAGGGGTAAACTTCAAACCCTACGAATCGATTTTTCAAAAACTGATTGGACGAAATGTGGATTTGGTAGAGACCTATCCGGCCTCTGAGGGATTCATAGCCTTTCAAGACAGTCAGAAAAATGAGGGCCTCCTTCTGGTGATCAACGACGGGATATTCTACGAATTTATTCCCACCGACGAATACTTTAATGATAACCCTACAAGGGTAAGCTTGAAGGATGTGGAAGTAGGTGTGAATTATGCCATCATTCTCAACACCAACGCCGGACTTTGGGGCTACAGCATCGGTGATACCGTAAAATTTGTTTCCAAAAGCCCCTATCGTCTGATAGTAACCGGACGGATCAAGCATTTTACCTCCGCTTTTGGAGAGCACGTAATTGCCGAAGAGGTGGAAGGTGCAATGAAACATGCCCTGGAAAACAGCGATGCCATTGTACGCGAATTTCACGTTGCTCCACAGGTAAGTCCGGCATCTGGACTTCCATTTCATCAGTGGTTTGTAGAGTTTGAAAAAGAGCCTTCCCACCCTGATCAATTTGCGGATTTGCTGGACAAAAAGCTACAGGAAAAAAACCCCTACTACCTGGATTTGATTCAAGGAAACATTTTACGCCCCTTGGTTGTTACTTCGATGAAAGATCGAGGCTTTGTAGAGTTTATGAAATCGGCCGGAAAACTGGGTGGACAAAATAAAGTACCCCGATTATCGAATGACCGAAGCATAGCCGATCAACTTGAATCGTATGCGCTATAG
- a CDS encoding YdcF family protein: protein MRYRLIIIALTPILLCGSCLIFQPGIHEIYRENTQETYDAIIVPGIPFDPPEWDKIMETRVLWSVYLYRKGITQNIIFTGSAVHSPYRESTIMAEYAKKYGIPAEHIFEEGKAEHGSENLYYSYKLAKKLGFEKVALATDPYQGAMMFKHNRKFDLNIPYIPLLYDSLFTMEFEEVKIDYQKAYVDSFVKLNERLSPIDQYKNSMGRRVKQQIKDEKKAEKKARKEAQKKMGN from the coding sequence ATGCGCTATAGGTTAATCATTATCGCCCTCACCCCCATTCTTTTATGTGGATCTTGCCTTATTTTCCAACCTGGAATTCATGAAATTTATAGGGAAAACACCCAAGAAACCTACGACGCGATAATCGTCCCTGGAATTCCATTTGATCCGCCAGAGTGGGACAAAATCATGGAAACCCGGGTTCTTTGGTCGGTATACCTCTACCGCAAAGGAATAACCCAAAACATCATTTTCACCGGGTCTGCCGTTCATAGTCCGTACCGGGAATCCACCATTATGGCTGAATACGCCAAAAAGTATGGTATCCCTGCCGAACATATATTTGAGGAAGGAAAAGCCGAACACGGGTCGGAAAACTTGTATTACTCCTACAAACTGGCCAAAAAACTGGGATTCGAAAAGGTAGCCTTAGCCACAGACCCCTATCAGGGTGCCATGATGTTTAAGCACAATCGGAAGTTTGATCTCAACATACCCTACATTCCCTTGCTCTATGATTCCTTGTTTACCATGGAATTTGAAGAAGTGAAAATTGATTACCAAAAAGCCTACGTAGACAGTTTTGTTAAGCTCAACGAAAGGCTTTCCCCAATAGATCAGTACAAAAACTCCATGGGGCGGCGGGTAAAGCAGCAAATTAAGGATGAAAAGAAGGCCGAGAAAAAGGCCAGGAAAGAAGCCCAGAAAAAGATGGGGAATTAA
- a CDS encoding DUF2892 domain-containing protein produces the protein MVNKIIKYVLIALCTAMMAYEFYEGHIGNGIMFILIIAVIVLLLFKHEVNLIAFFQIRRQKFESAEKILGWVKHPEQMPKKQEAYYYFLTGLCASQGKNMSKSEKYFKRALNAGLNMDHDIAMANLNLAGIAMARRRKREAMTYLTQVKKHDPQKLLADQVKMLKSNMGRI, from the coding sequence ATGGTAAATAAGATTATCAAGTACGTTTTGATTGCCCTTTGCACCGCTATGATGGCCTACGAGTTTTACGAAGGTCACATCGGAAATGGCATCATGTTTATTCTGATTATTGCCGTTATCGTCTTGTTGCTTTTCAAACATGAGGTTAACCTAATTGCCTTTTTCCAAATCAGAAGGCAAAAGTTTGAAAGTGCCGAAAAGATTTTGGGCTGGGTAAAGCACCCTGAGCAAATGCCTAAAAAACAAGAGGCTTATTACTACTTCCTTACCGGATTGTGTGCCTCTCAGGGCAAGAACATGTCAAAAAGTGAGAAGTACTTCAAACGAGCACTGAACGCCGGATTGAATATGGACCATGACATTGCGATGGCCAATTTAAACTTAGCCGGTATTGCTATGGCTCGCAGACGGAAAAGAGAAGCTATGACCTACCTGACTCAGGTTAAAAAGCATGATCCACAAAAATTGCTGGCCGACCAGGTGAAGATGCTGAAGAGCAACATGGGTCGCATATAG
- a CDS encoding response regulator — protein MSPEFSNIHVLLVENDEIAIFVMEKILKPHYRLTVARNGIEAIHLAHKQNFDVILMDIELGHSMDGSEVLEAMKQNGMPDETLVYAITGLGIPEDEEYFLSLGFDRFFHKPIDHRQMAEIIRQDCYVKTL, from the coding sequence ATGTCACCTGAATTCTCCAATATCCATGTACTGCTGGTTGAGAACGATGAGATCGCCATCTTCGTTATGGAAAAGATTCTCAAGCCACATTACCGCTTAACCGTAGCACGTAATGGAATCGAAGCCATCCATTTGGCTCATAAACAGAATTTTGACGTGATTCTTATGGATATCGAATTGGGTCATTCCATGGACGGAAGCGAAGTCTTGGAAGCTATGAAGCAAAACGGCATGCCAGACGAAACCTTGGTTTACGCCATCACCGGTTTGGGCATTCCTGAAGACGAAGAATACTTCCTAAGTTTAGGATTCGACCGCTTCTTCCACAAGCCTATCGATCATCGCCAAATGGCTGAAATAATCCGTCAGGATTGTTACGTAAAAACCTTGTAA
- a CDS encoding PorT family protein — protein sequence MRVLITTLLLMVAFGAMAQRGQRTGKPIKEDNLLVDLTYESLGNQPAGVHFDFGFGASFQLLYDHQFKVKTLSGAIGIGYSNANYYNNAMLLHKDSVLGDYAQFIPMPEDSSYKRNKYVTNYFDIPVEIRYRSKPNSSGHSWKAAVGFKVGFRLGSHTHVVTDEGVYKDFIHPNLTRTRYGLSARVGYGRVGLSGYYSLSTLFEEGKGQRLVPWNVGITISPF from the coding sequence ATGAGAGTACTGATTACAACCCTGTTGTTGATGGTGGCCTTTGGAGCCATGGCCCAACGGGGGCAGAGAACGGGAAAGCCCATTAAAGAAGATAACCTTCTAGTTGACCTGACCTACGAGTCTTTAGGAAACCAGCCGGCAGGTGTCCATTTCGATTTTGGATTTGGAGCATCTTTTCAGTTGTTGTACGATCACCAGTTTAAGGTGAAGACCCTGAGTGGAGCCATTGGTATTGGATATAGCAATGCCAATTACTACAACAATGCTATGTTGCTACACAAGGATTCCGTTTTGGGCGATTATGCTCAATTCATACCGATGCCTGAAGACTCCTCTTACAAACGAAACAAATACGTTACCAATTACTTCGACATTCCGGTTGAAATCCGTTACCGATCCAAGCCCAATTCCAGTGGACACTCCTGGAAGGCTGCTGTAGGATTTAAAGTAGGGTTTCGTTTAGGATCACACACCCATGTGGTGACCGATGAAGGGGTATACAAAGACTTTATCCACCCAAATTTAACGCGTACTCGGTATGGACTTTCAGCTCGAGTGGGATATGGAAGGGTAGGCTTATCCGGCTATTATAGCCTTTCCACCTTGTTTGAAGAAGGCAAGGGTCAACGATTGGTTCCCTGGAATGTGGGAATCACCATTTCTCCTTTCTAA